The Pedobacter mucosus genome window below encodes:
- the murI gene encoding glutamate racemase, producing the protein MQNSSPIGIFDSGYGGLTVFKSIAEQLPQYNYIYLGDNARSPYGDHSFETIYKYTLECVEWLFDKGCNLVILACNTASAKALRTIQQKDLPTKYPGRRVLGVIRPTAEVINTYTDTNKVGVMGTRGTVNSESYLLEIKKFYPNISVYQQSCPMWVPIIENNEHLQNGADFFVKEYCDALLAQSKDIDCVLLACTHYPLLLPKLKAVFPDYINILTQGDIVAKSLVNYLQRHPEMEMNLGREKQKSFYTSGDPIVFDEHASIFFGKKLASLKM; encoded by the coding sequence ATGCAAAATTCATCACCAATAGGTATTTTCGATTCAGGTTATGGAGGTTTAACCGTTTTCAAATCTATCGCTGAGCAACTTCCGCAATACAATTATATTTATCTGGGTGATAATGCCCGTTCTCCCTATGGCGATCATTCTTTTGAAACAATATATAAATACACACTAGAATGTGTAGAATGGCTTTTTGATAAAGGCTGTAACTTGGTAATACTTGCTTGTAATACAGCATCTGCTAAGGCATTAAGAACCATCCAACAGAAAGATTTGCCAACAAAGTATCCGGGTAGGAGGGTGCTAGGAGTAATCCGCCCAACTGCCGAAGTGATTAACACCTATACTGATACAAATAAAGTTGGCGTAATGGGAACCAGAGGAACGGTAAATTCAGAATCGTATCTATTGGAAATAAAAAAGTTTTACCCCAATATTAGTGTTTATCAGCAAAGCTGCCCAATGTGGGTTCCTATTATTGAGAACAATGAACATTTGCAAAATGGTGCAGATTTTTTTGTTAAAGAATATTGCGATGCCTTATTGGCTCAATCTAAAGATATTGATTGTGTTTTATTGGCATGTACTCATTACCCACTATTATTGCCAAAATTAAAAGCAGTTTTTCCTGATTATATAAACATTTTAACGCAAGGCGATATTGTTGCTAAAAGTTTAGTTAACTATTTACAAAGGCATCCAGAGATGGAAATGAACTTAGGAAGAGAAAAACAAAAATCTTTTTATACCAGTGGAGATCCTATTGTCTTTGATGAACATGCTTCAATATTTTTTGGTAAAAAGTTAGCATCGCTAAAGATGTAA
- a CDS encoding OmpH family outer membrane protein: MRKLINVFFVAAGLLFTANMASAQQKLGHINSEEVFSLLPEAKTAQGTLETLGKQKQADIDAMIKEYQTKLAAAQAKEKTLSEANKEAVGKELQVAGQELQDLEKRITDARTKASQDIGTRQGELFQPIQAKVATAISAVAKEKGLAYVFDIANGQGGNNLVFWEGGDDITGAVKTKLGITATATKAPAPKK, translated from the coding sequence ATGAGAAAGTTAATTAACGTATTCTTTGTAGCGGCAGGTTTATTGTTTACAGCGAATATGGCAAGTGCACAACAAAAATTAGGTCATATCAATTCTGAAGAAGTATTTTCACTTTTGCCTGAAGCTAAAACTGCTCAAGGTACATTAGAAACTTTAGGTAAACAAAAGCAAGCTGATATTGATGCAATGATCAAAGAATATCAAACTAAATTGGCAGCAGCACAAGCTAAAGAGAAAACCTTAAGCGAAGCTAATAAGGAAGCAGTAGGTAAAGAATTGCAAGTTGCTGGTCAGGAATTGCAAGATCTTGAAAAACGTATTACTGATGCTCGTACAAAAGCTTCACAAGATATAGGTACTAGACAAGGTGAATTGTTCCAGCCAATCCAAGCAAAAGTTGCAACTGCAATTTCTGCTGTAGCTAAAGAAAAAGGTTTAGCTTATGTTTTTGATATCGCAAATGGCCAAGGTGGCAATAACCTAGTTTTCTGGGAAGGTGGCGATGACATTACTGGCGCAGTTAAAACTAAATTAGGTATTACTGCTACTGCTACAAAAGCTCCAGCTCCTAAAAAATAG
- a CDS encoding OmpH family outer membrane protein, whose translation MKKYLLITFLLCTTFGAFAQKFAYVDTEYILKHMPEYKSALSQLDVASKQWQQQVDQNFSEIDRMYKAYQADQVLLTDDMRKRRENEIIEKEKAAKEFQRQKFGPDGDLFQSRAKLIKPIQDKVADVIKQIAKAKYLDFIFDKSSEATMMIYASSSYDVSNDVIVKLGYKPGTVNN comes from the coding sequence ATGAAAAAGTACCTTCTTATCACGTTTTTACTTTGTACAACATTTGGTGCTTTCGCCCAAAAATTTGCTTATGTTGATACCGAGTATATTTTAAAACATATGCCCGAATATAAATCGGCATTAAGCCAATTGGACGTCGCATCCAAACAATGGCAGCAGCAAGTTGATCAGAACTTTTCTGAAATCGACAGAATGTATAAAGCTTATCAGGCAGATCAGGTTTTATTAACAGATGATATGCGTAAACGTCGTGAAAACGAAATAATCGAAAAAGAAAAAGCTGCGAAAGAATTTCAACGCCAAAAATTTGGACCAGATGGAGATCTTTTTCAAAGCCGGGCGAAATTAATCAAACCTATTCAAGATAAAGTTGCTGATGTAATTAAGCAAATTGCTAAAGCTAAATATTTGGATTTTATCTTTGATAAGAGTAGTGAAGCAACCATGATGATTTATGCAAGCAGCAGTTACGATGTTAGTAATGATGTAATTGTAAAATTAGGTTACAAGCCAGGGACTGTAAATAATTAG